A window of Pseudomonas mucidolens contains these coding sequences:
- a CDS encoding DNA polymerase III subunit chi produces the protein MDTPNPIKTSDHLLDDLESIRQLLGDENLQPPLLTDTVTGDEQIPLLFDKVGDPPAAPSEPPAVKTALAQPVAEKSPDALLLHLDNELRAAAQLIMQDVIDDFAPHIETEIKRRLDARMERLLNQYQS, from the coding sequence ATGGACACTCCAAACCCGATCAAAACGTCTGATCACCTGCTGGATGACCTTGAGTCGATCCGCCAGTTACTGGGCGATGAAAACCTGCAACCGCCGCTGTTGACCGATACCGTCACTGGCGATGAGCAGATTCCCCTGCTGTTCGATAAAGTCGGCGACCCGCCTGCCGCGCCCTCCGAACCGCCTGCGGTAAAGACCGCGCTGGCACAACCCGTCGCAGAAAAGTCCCCGGACGCCTTGTTGTTGCACCTGGACAACGAGCTGCGCGCCGCCGCGCAATTGATCATGCAAGACGTGATCGACGACTTTGCCCCGCATATCGAAACCGAAATCAAACGCCGGTTGGATGCACGGATGGAACGGTTGCTCAATCAATACCAATCGTAG
- the yejK gene encoding nucleoid-associated protein YejK → MPIRHCIVHLIDKKPDGTPAVLHARDSELAESAAIENMLADLNESYNAKQGKAWGFFHAESGAHPFSGWLKEYFDGGKDFTAFSRIAVEHLQKLMEESNLSVGGHVLFAHYQQGMTDYLAIALLHHSEGVAVTDQLDVTPSRHLDLGQLHLAARINVSEWQNNQQSKQYISFIKGKNGKKVSEYFRDFIGCQEGVDGPGETRTLLKAFSDFVESEDLPDESAREKTKTLVDYASSQAKLGEPMGLEELSGLIDEERPKAFYDHIRNKDYGLSPEIPADKRTLNQFRRFTGRAEGLSISFEAHLLGDKIEYDEAAGTLIIKGLPTQLTDQLKRRN, encoded by the coding sequence ATGCCGATCCGTCATTGCATCGTCCACCTGATCGACAAAAAACCCGACGGCACACCCGCAGTTCTGCATGCCCGCGACTCCGAACTTGCCGAGTCGGCCGCCATCGAGAACATGCTTGCCGACCTCAACGAGAGCTACAACGCCAAACAAGGCAAGGCCTGGGGGTTTTTCCATGCCGAGTCCGGCGCGCACCCGTTCAGCGGCTGGTTGAAGGAGTATTTCGACGGTGGCAAGGATTTCACGGCGTTCAGCCGGATTGCCGTTGAGCACCTGCAAAAGCTGATGGAAGAATCCAACCTCTCCGTCGGCGGCCACGTGCTGTTTGCGCATTATCAGCAAGGCATGACCGATTACCTGGCGATCGCCCTGCTGCACCACAGTGAAGGCGTGGCGGTGACCGATCAACTGGACGTGACGCCCTCGCGCCACCTGGACCTGGGCCAACTGCACCTGGCGGCACGGATCAACGTTTCCGAGTGGCAGAACAACCAACAGTCGAAACAGTACATCTCGTTTATCAAGGGCAAGAACGGCAAGAAAGTCTCAGAGTACTTCCGCGACTTTATCGGCTGCCAGGAAGGCGTCGATGGCCCGGGCGAGACGCGCACCCTGCTCAAGGCCTTCAGTGACTTCGTGGAAAGCGAAGACCTGCCGGACGAATCAGCCCGCGAGAAAACCAAAACCCTGGTCGACTACGCCAGCAGCCAGGCCAAACTGGGCGAACCCATGGGTCTCGAAGAGCTGTCGGGACTGATTGACGAAGAACGCCCGAAAGCCTTCTACGATCATATCCGCAACAAGGATTACGGCCTGTCGCCAGAAATCCCGGCGGATAAACGCACCCTCAACCAATTCCGACGTTTCACCGGGCGCGCCGAAGGTCTGTCGATCAGCTTTGAAGCGCACTTGCTGGGCGACAAGATCGAATACGACGAAGCCGCCGGGACGTTGATCATCAAGGGCCTGCCGACGCAACTGACCGATCAGCTCAAGCGGCGCAACTGA
- a CDS encoding glutaredoxin family protein produces MLGGVLKKVLLVLLVVVVFQNWGKLERLFNPSGMATEQVRANARVTLYTTDWCAYCKQIQRFLDQQGVPYTTIDIEKDAVGRKAYTALGGGGIPFVDVNGTLLRDYNPDAINKALTP; encoded by the coding sequence ATGCTCGGTGGGGTGCTGAAGAAAGTCCTGCTGGTGCTGCTGGTGGTGGTGGTTTTCCAGAATTGGGGCAAGCTCGAACGGCTGTTCAATCCTTCCGGGATGGCGACCGAGCAGGTCCGGGCGAATGCTCGCGTGACGTTGTACACCACCGACTGGTGCGCGTACTGCAAACAGATCCAGCGCTTTCTCGACCAGCAAGGCGTGCCCTACACCACCATCGATATCGAAAAGGATGCCGTGGGCCGCAAGGCTTACACGGCATTGGGCGGTGGAGGGATCCCGTTCGTGGACGTGAACGGCACGCTGCTGCGCGATTACAACCCGGACGCCATCAACAAAGCCCTAACCCCGTAG
- a CDS encoding leucyl aminopeptidase produces the protein MELVVKSASPETLKTATLVVAVGEGRKLGTAARQVDELSGGALSAVLKRGDLAGKVGQSLLLHSLPNLKADRILLVGVGKDAELGDRPFRKIISGILSTLKGLGGSDATLALDEIVVKGRDSYSKTRLLAETLADGEYTFDQFKSQKAEPRALKKITLLTIKAAQAEVERAVTHAQAIAGGMAFTRDLGNLPPNICHPIFLGEQAKALGKEFKGLKVEVLDEKKIKELGMGSFYAVGQGSDQPPRLIVMQYNGGKKSEKPFALVGKGITFDTGGISLKPGAGMDEMKYDMGGAASVFGTLRAVLELKLPINLVCILACAENMPSGGAARPGDIVTTMSGQTVEILNTDAEGRLVLCDALTYAERFKPQAVIDIATLTGACIVALGSHTSGLLGNNDELIEQLLSAGQQADDRAWQLPLFDEYQEQLDSPFADIANIGGPKAGTITAACFLSRFAKNFNWAHLDIAGTAWTSGGKDKGATGRPVPLLTQYLLDRANA, from the coding sequence ATGGAACTGGTTGTAAAAAGCGCTAGCCCCGAAACGTTGAAAACCGCCACCCTCGTAGTCGCTGTCGGCGAAGGCCGCAAGCTCGGCACCGCCGCCAGACAAGTCGACGAACTGAGCGGTGGCGCCCTCAGCGCGGTGCTCAAGCGTGGCGACCTGGCCGGCAAGGTCGGCCAAAGCCTGTTGCTGCACAGCCTGCCCAACCTCAAGGCCGACCGCATATTGCTGGTAGGCGTGGGCAAGGACGCCGAACTGGGCGACCGTCCTTTCCGCAAGATCATCAGCGGCATCCTCAGCACCCTCAAAGGCCTGGGCGGCAGTGATGCCACGCTGGCGCTCGATGAAATCGTGGTCAAGGGCCGTGACAGCTACAGCAAGACGCGCCTGCTGGCGGAAACCCTGGCCGATGGCGAATACACCTTCGACCAGTTCAAGAGCCAGAAAGCCGAACCCCGCGCCCTGAAGAAAATCACCCTGCTGACCATCAAGGCCGCCCAGGCGGAAGTCGAGCGCGCCGTGACCCACGCCCAGGCAATCGCTGGCGGCATGGCGTTCACCCGCGACCTGGGCAACCTGCCACCGAATATCTGCCACCCGATCTTCCTCGGCGAGCAAGCCAAGGCGTTGGGCAAGGAATTCAAGGGCCTGAAAGTCGAAGTCCTGGATGAGAAAAAGATCAAGGAACTGGGCATGGGCTCGTTCTATGCCGTGGGCCAGGGCAGCGACCAGCCGCCCCGCTTGATCGTGATGCAGTACAACGGCGGCAAGAAGTCCGAGAAACCCTTTGCCCTGGTGGGTAAAGGCATCACCTTCGACACCGGCGGCATCAGCCTCAAGCCGGGCGCCGGCATGGATGAGATGAAATACGACATGGGCGGCGCCGCCAGCGTCTTCGGTACCCTGCGCGCCGTGCTCGAACTCAAGTTGCCGATCAACCTGGTGTGCATCCTCGCCTGCGCCGAGAACATGCCAAGCGGCGGCGCTGCGCGTCCGGGCGACATCGTGACGACAATGAGCGGGCAGACCGTGGAAATCCTCAACACCGACGCCGAAGGCCGCCTGGTGCTGTGCGACGCCCTGACCTACGCCGAACGCTTCAAGCCGCAGGCCGTGATCGACATCGCGACCCTGACCGGTGCCTGCATCGTCGCACTGGGCTCTCACACCTCGGGCCTGCTGGGCAACAACGACGAGCTGATCGAGCAACTGCTCAGCGCCGGCCAGCAAGCCGACGACCGTGCCTGGCAACTGCCGCTGTTCGATGAGTACCAGGAACAGCTGGACAGCCCGTTCGCCGACATCGCCAACATCGGCGGCCCGAAAGCCGGCACCATCACGGCGGCCTGCTTCCTGTCGCGTTTTGCCAAGAACTTCAACTGGGCCCACCTGGATATCGCGGGCACGGCCTGGACCAGTGGTGGTAAAGATAAGGGCGCGACCGGCCGTCCGGTGCCCCTGCTGACCCAGTACCTGCTGGATCGCGCCAACGCCTAA
- the lptG gene encoding LPS export ABC transporter permease LptG: MGKLDRYIGSSVLIAILAVLGIILGLASLFAFIDEVGNVSNTYTVTDVLSYVALTAPRRLYDMMPMAALIGCLIGLGSLASNSELTIMRAAGVSIGRIVWAVMKPMLLLMAASVLIGEYVAPPAETTAQANRALAQGSGDAQSSRHGLWHRQGDEFIHINAVQPGGLLIGVTRYRFDNERHMLSSSFAKRAQFTDNQWQLSEVTTTHFHNPGKGTEASTEVINEPTQTWDIALKPELLNTVVMIPESLPISGLWSYIHYLKDQGLNNGRYWLAFWVKLLQPVVTAALVLMAISFIFGPLRSVTLGQRVFTGVLVGFTFRIAQDLLGPSSLVFGFSPLFAVLVPTTICALAGLWLLRRAG, translated from the coding sequence GTGGGTAAGTTGGATCGCTACATCGGTAGCAGCGTACTGATCGCCATTCTGGCGGTGTTGGGCATTATCCTGGGCCTGGCCTCGTTGTTTGCGTTTATTGATGAGGTGGGCAACGTCAGCAACACCTACACGGTGACCGACGTCCTGAGTTATGTAGCGCTGACGGCGCCGCGTCGCCTCTACGACATGATGCCGATGGCGGCGCTGATCGGTTGCCTGATCGGCCTGGGGAGCCTGGCCAGCAACAGCGAGCTGACCATCATGCGCGCGGCGGGTGTTTCCATTGGCCGCATCGTCTGGGCGGTAATGAAGCCCATGCTGCTGCTGATGGCCGCCAGTGTGCTGATCGGTGAGTACGTGGCGCCACCGGCCGAAACCACGGCCCAGGCCAATCGTGCGCTGGCCCAGGGTTCCGGCGACGCGCAGAGTTCGCGGCATGGCCTGTGGCACCGCCAGGGCGATGAATTTATCCACATCAACGCGGTGCAACCGGGCGGCCTGTTGATCGGTGTTACGCGTTATCGCTTCGATAACGAGCGGCACATGTTGTCTTCCAGCTTCGCCAAGCGTGCGCAGTTTACGGACAATCAGTGGCAGTTGAGCGAGGTCACCACCACGCACTTCCACAACCCGGGCAAAGGCACCGAGGCGAGCACCGAGGTGATCAATGAGCCCACGCAAACCTGGGACATCGCCCTCAAGCCCGAGCTGCTGAACACCGTGGTGATGATCCCGGAAAGCCTGCCGATCTCCGGTTTGTGGAGCTACATCCACTATCTCAAGGACCAGGGCCTGAACAACGGTCGCTATTGGCTGGCCTTCTGGGTCAAGTTGTTGCAGCCGGTGGTGACGGCCGCGCTGGTGCTGATGGCGATTTCGTTCATTTTCGGACCTTTGCGTTCGGTGACCCTGGGACAGCGGGTATTTACCGGCGTGTTGGTGGGGTTCACCTTCCGCATCGCTCAGGACCTGCTGGGGCCGTCGAGCCTGGTGTTCGGTTTCTCGCCGCTGTTTGCCGTGCTGGTGCCGACCACTATCTGCGCGTTGGCCGGGTTGTGGCTGTTGCGTCGAGCCGGTTGA
- a CDS encoding DNA polymerase III subunit chi, with protein sequence MTQVDFYILPSADPSARLDFACKLSEKAWRMGHRIYLHCSDAAQRDDLDARLWRFKGESFVPHGPAESEPDGLVVLGLGDSCGDHHDLLVNLDLKVPPFAKGFARVAEVVVEDPAIRQAARESFRFYREQGYSLQDHRLQRL encoded by the coding sequence ATGACCCAAGTCGACTTTTATATCCTGCCCAGCGCCGATCCGTCGGCACGCCTGGACTTTGCCTGCAAACTCAGCGAAAAAGCCTGGCGCATGGGCCATCGCATCTATCTGCATTGCAGCGATGCCGCCCAGCGTGATGACCTCGACGCCCGCCTGTGGCGCTTCAAGGGTGAAAGTTTCGTGCCCCACGGCCCTGCCGAATCGGAACCTGACGGCCTGGTGGTGTTGGGCTTGGGCGACAGTTGTGGCGACCATCACGACCTGCTGGTCAACCTCGATCTGAAAGTGCCGCCCTTCGCCAAGGGTTTCGCCCGCGTAGCCGAAGTGGTGGTGGAGGATCCGGCTATTCGTCAGGCCGCGCGGGAGAGTTTCCGTTTCTACCGCGAACAGGGCTATTCTTTGCAAGATCACCGATTACAGCGACTTTGA
- the rlmF gene encoding 23S rRNA (adenine(1618)-N(6))-methyltransferase RlmF, translated as MTAPSTPKPARKKPKTATPAKPVVPRKEASLHPRNRHQGRYDFPALIKTTPELAQFVIINPYGKESIDFASPDAVRVFNRALLKAFYGIQHWDIPADYLCPPVPGRADYVHFLADLLASVNEGKIPRGSVVKVLDIGMGANCVYPLIGYMDYRWNFLGSEVDPTAVAAAKAIVQSNGLNKVIQLRQQNNPKHILLGLLEPGERFDLTMCNPPFHTSMDEATKGSERKWRALGKADPKRKLPVLNFGGQSAELWCEGGEARFVTQLIAESAHFQHKVLWFSTLVSKASNLPAIQTALKKAGVLESQVVEMSQGQKQSRFVAWTFQTKNEQQMWRQRWVHKA; from the coding sequence ATGACCGCCCCCAGCACACCGAAACCTGCGCGCAAGAAGCCTAAGACCGCTACCCCGGCCAAGCCCGTGGTTCCCCGCAAAGAAGCCAGCCTGCACCCGCGTAACCGCCATCAGGGCCGTTACGACTTCCCCGCGCTGATCAAGACCACGCCGGAACTGGCGCAGTTCGTGATCATCAACCCGTATGGCAAGGAAAGCATCGACTTCGCCAGCCCCGACGCGGTGCGGGTGTTCAATCGGGCGTTGCTCAAGGCTTTCTATGGCATCCAGCATTGGGATATCCCGGCGGATTACCTGTGCCCTCCCGTGCCGGGCCGGGCCGATTACGTGCATTTCCTGGCCGACCTGCTGGCCAGCGTCAACGAAGGCAAAATCCCGCGTGGCTCGGTGGTCAAGGTGCTGGACATCGGCATGGGCGCCAACTGCGTTTACCCGCTGATTGGCTACATGGACTACCGCTGGAATTTCCTGGGCTCCGAGGTCGACCCTACCGCCGTGGCGGCCGCCAAAGCTATCGTGCAGTCCAACGGGCTGAACAAGGTCATCCAACTGCGCCAGCAGAACAACCCCAAGCATATCCTGCTGGGCTTGCTGGAGCCGGGCGAACGGTTTGACCTGACCATGTGTAACCCGCCATTCCATACCTCCATGGATGAAGCGACCAAAGGCAGCGAGCGTAAATGGCGCGCCCTGGGCAAAGCCGATCCCAAGCGCAAGTTGCCGGTGCTGAACTTCGGGGGCCAGTCGGCTGAGTTGTGGTGTGAAGGTGGCGAAGCGCGATTTGTCACGCAATTGATCGCCGAAAGCGCGCACTTTCAACATAAGGTGCTGTGGTTCAGCACCTTGGTGTCCAAGGCCTCGAACCTGCCCGCGATCCAGACCGCCTTGAAAAAGGCCGGCGTGCTGGAGAGCCAAGTGGTCGAGATGTCCCAGGGCCAAAAGCAGAGCCGCTTCGTTGCCTGGACGTTCCAGACCAAGAACGAGCAACAGATGTGGCGCCAGCGCTGGGTCCACAAGGCCTGA
- a CDS encoding valine--tRNA ligase produces the protein MDKTYQPHAIETSWYQTWESENYFAPQGAGDSYTIMIPPPNVTGSLHMGHGFNNAIMDALIRFRRMQGRDTLWQPGTDHAGIATQMLVERQLEATGQSRHDLGREKFLEKIWEWKDQSGGNISRQIRRLGSSVDWSRERFTMDDGLSEAVKEAFVRLHEDGLIYRGKRLVNWDTKLHTAISDLEVENHDEKGFLWNLKYPLADGAKTADGKDYLIVATTRPETMLGDSAVAVNPQDERYQALIGKFVELPLVGRRIPIIADDYCDPEFGTGCVKITPAHDFNDYEVGKRHNLPLLNIFDKNAAVLPACQVFNLDGTLNDSIDGKIPAEFVGLDRFAARKQIVAAFDAAGLLVSVDDHNLKVPKGDRSGTVIEPWLTDQWYVSTKPLAEPAIAAVEDGRIQFVPKQYENMYFSWMRDIQDWCISRQLWWGHRIPAWYDESGKVYVGRDETEVRAKHNLGPDVALQQDNDVLDTWFSSGLWTFSTLGWPQQTEFLKKFHSTDVLVTGFDIIFFWVARMIMLTMHLVKNEDGTPQVPFKTVYVHGLVRDGQGQKMSKSKGNVLDPLDIIDGIDLETLVQKRTSGLMQPKLAKKIEKQTRDEFADGIASYGTDALRFTFCSLASTGRDIKFDMGRVEGYRNFCNKIWNAARYVLDKGEDCGQNGEAYELTLADRWIISQLQRTEAEVTRQLEQFRFDLAAQALYEFIWNQYCDWYLELSKPVLWDENAPIERQRGTRRTLVRVLEVALRLAHPFMPFITEEIWQRLAPLAGIEGKTIMLQPWPVANEARIDEAAESDIEWLKTLMLGTRNIRAEMNIGPGKPLAVFVKNASVEDQRRLSENDALLKKLAKLESITVLAADAEAPLSATALVGEMEVLVPMAGLIDKGAELARLDKEILRLQGEVQRVGGKLSNAAFVDKAPAEVIDKERAKLAEAEQALGKLAEQHARISSL, from the coding sequence ATGGATAAGACCTACCAGCCGCACGCCATTGAAACTTCCTGGTACCAGACCTGGGAGTCCGAGAACTATTTTGCTCCGCAAGGTGCGGGCGACTCCTACACCATCATGATCCCACCGCCGAACGTCACCGGCAGCCTGCACATGGGTCACGGTTTCAACAACGCGATCATGGACGCCCTGATCCGTTTCCGTCGCATGCAGGGTCGCGACACCTTGTGGCAACCGGGCACCGACCACGCCGGTATCGCCACCCAGATGCTGGTCGAGCGCCAACTCGAAGCCACCGGCCAGAGCCGTCATGACCTGGGTCGCGAGAAATTCCTGGAGAAGATCTGGGAATGGAAGGACCAATCCGGCGGTAACATCAGCCGTCAGATCCGCCGCCTCGGCTCGTCCGTCGACTGGAGCCGCGAGCGCTTCACCATGGACGACGGCCTGTCGGAAGCGGTGAAAGAAGCCTTCGTGCGCCTGCATGAAGACGGCCTGATCTACCGCGGCAAACGCCTGGTCAACTGGGACACCAAGTTGCACACGGCAATTTCCGACCTCGAAGTGGAGAACCACGACGAGAAAGGTTTCCTGTGGAACCTCAAGTACCCGCTGGCTGACGGCGCCAAGACCGCTGATGGCAAGGACTACCTGATCGTCGCCACCACGCGTCCGGAAACCATGCTCGGCGACTCGGCTGTTGCAGTGAACCCGCAAGATGAACGCTACCAGGCGCTGATCGGCAAGTTCGTCGAATTGCCGCTGGTCGGCCGTCGCATTCCGATCATCGCCGATGACTACTGCGACCCTGAATTCGGCACCGGCTGCGTGAAAATCACGCCGGCCCACGATTTCAACGACTATGAAGTCGGCAAGCGCCACAACCTGCCGTTGTTGAATATCTTCGACAAGAACGCCGCCGTGTTGCCGGCCTGCCAGGTGTTCAACCTCGACGGCACACTGAACGACAGCATCGACGGCAAGATCCCGGCAGAGTTCGTCGGCCTCGACCGTTTTGCAGCGCGCAAGCAGATCGTGGCCGCATTCGACGCCGCCGGCCTGCTGGTCAGCGTCGACGACCATAATCTGAAAGTGCCGAAAGGCGACCGTTCCGGCACCGTGATCGAGCCTTGGCTGACCGACCAGTGGTACGTCTCCACCAAGCCCTTGGCCGAGCCGGCAATTGCCGCCGTGGAAGACGGTCGCATCCAGTTCGTGCCAAAGCAGTACGAAAACATGTACTTCTCGTGGATGCGCGACATCCAGGATTGGTGCATCAGCCGTCAGCTGTGGTGGGGCCATCGGATTCCGGCCTGGTACGACGAGTCGGGCAAGGTCTACGTCGGCCGCGACGAAACCGAAGTACGCGCCAAGCACAACCTCGGCCCGGACGTCGCGCTGCAACAGGACAACGACGTACTGGACACCTGGTTCAGTTCGGGCCTGTGGACCTTCTCGACCCTGGGCTGGCCGCAACAGACCGAATTCCTGAAAAAATTCCACTCCACCGACGTGCTGGTGACCGGCTTCGACATCATTTTCTTCTGGGTCGCCCGGATGATCATGCTGACTATGCATTTGGTGAAGAACGAGGACGGCACGCCGCAGGTACCCTTCAAGACCGTGTACGTGCACGGCCTGGTGCGTGATGGCCAGGGCCAGAAGATGTCCAAGTCCAAGGGCAACGTCCTGGATCCGCTGGATATCATCGACGGCATCGACCTCGAAACCCTGGTGCAGAAACGCACCTCGGGCCTGATGCAGCCAAAACTGGCGAAAAAGATCGAGAAGCAGACCCGCGACGAGTTCGCCGACGGCATCGCCAGCTACGGCACCGACGCCCTACGTTTCACGTTCTGCTCGCTGGCGTCCACCGGTCGCGACATCAAGTTCGACATGGGCCGCGTCGAAGGCTATCGCAACTTCTGCAACAAGATCTGGAACGCCGCGCGCTACGTGCTGGATAAAGGCGAAGACTGCGGTCAGAACGGCGAAGCCTATGAGCTGACCCTGGCCGATCGCTGGATCATCTCCCAGTTGCAACGCACCGAAGCCGAAGTCACCCGCCAACTCGAGCAGTTCCGTTTCGATCTGGCGGCGCAGGCCTTGTACGAATTCATCTGGAACCAGTATTGCGACTGGTACCTGGAGCTGTCCAAGCCAGTGCTGTGGGACGAAAACGCGCCGATCGAGCGTCAGCGTGGCACCCGTCGCACCCTGGTGCGGGTGCTGGAAGTCGCGCTGCGCCTGGCGCATCCGTTCATGCCGTTCATCACCGAAGAAATCTGGCAGCGCCTGGCGCCGCTGGCCGGTATCGAAGGCAAGACCATCATGCTGCAACCTTGGCCGGTGGCCAACGAAGCGCGCATCGATGAGGCGGCCGAGAGCGACATCGAATGGCTCAAGACCCTGATGCTCGGCACGCGCAACATCCGCGCCGAGATGAACATCGGGCCAGGCAAGCCGCTGGCGGTATTCGTGAAGAACGCCAGTGTCGAAGACCAACGTCGCCTCAGCGAGAACGACGCGCTGCTGAAGAAGCTGGCCAAGCTGGAATCGATCACCGTGTTGGCGGCCGACGCCGAAGCACCGCTGTCCGCGACCGCACTGGTCGGCGAGATGGAAGTGCTGGTGCCGATGGCCGGGCTGATCGACAAGGGCGCGGAATTGGCCCGTCTCGATAAGGAAATCCTGCGCCTGCAAGGCGAAGTGCAGCGGGTCGGCGGCAAGCTGTCCAACGCCGCGTTCGTGGACAAGGCCCCGGCCGAAGTCATCGACAAGGAGCGCGCCAAACTGGCCGAGGCTGAACAGGCCTTGGGCAAGCTGGCGGAGCAACATGCGCGGATTTCCAGCCTGTAA
- a CDS encoding HU family DNA-binding protein gives MAITKDQLIADLAEAVDAPKTTVRALLDQLGQIVADQLENGGEITLPGVGKLKVTERPARTGRNPSTGAAIEIAAKKVIKLVVAKGLTDSINK, from the coding sequence ATGGCTATTACTAAAGACCAACTGATCGCTGACTTGGCTGAAGCTGTAGACGCACCTAAAACCACCGTGCGTGCTCTGCTGGACCAACTGGGCCAGATCGTTGCTGATCAGCTGGAAAATGGCGGCGAAATCACTCTGCCAGGCGTTGGCAAGCTGAAAGTGACCGAGCGTCCTGCCCGTACTGGCCGTAACCCTTCGACTGGCGCTGCCATCGAAATCGCTGCCAAGAAAGTGATCAAGCTGGTTGTGGCCAAAGGCCTGACCGACTCGATCAACAAGTAA
- the lptF gene encoding LPS export ABC transporter permease LptF, which yields MIVFRYLSREVLLTLSAVSAVLLVIIMSGRFVKYLAQAASGALDPGSLFLIMGFRLPGFLQLILPLGLFLGILLAYGRLYLESEMTVLSATGMSQQRLLGMTMIPAAGVALLVAWLSLSLAPQGAMQFQLVLNKQDAMTEFDTLEPGRFQALNDGTRVTYTEKLSDDRANLSGVFISEKRLGQDKKDRGISVLVADGGRQEVRADGTRYLILENGYRYDGSPGQADYRAIKYDTYGVMLQRPEVSNEVTDRDAIPTMDLFGSKELRSIAELQWRLSLPLLVFIVTLMAVPLSRVNPRQGRFLKLLPAILLYMAYLTILISARGSLEKGKISPILGLWWVHAIFLMIGLGLLYWEPIRLKMQSRRGTKELARG from the coding sequence TTGATTGTCTTCCGTTATCTGTCCCGCGAAGTCCTGCTGACCCTGAGTGCCGTAAGTGCGGTATTGCTGGTCATCATCATGAGTGGTCGTTTCGTCAAATACCTCGCCCAGGCGGCCTCCGGTGCCTTGGATCCGGGATCGTTGTTCCTGATCATGGGCTTTCGCCTGCCGGGATTCCTGCAACTGATCCTGCCGTTGGGTCTGTTTCTGGGGATTTTGCTGGCGTATGGGCGGCTGTACCTTGAAAGCGAGATGACCGTGCTGTCGGCCACCGGCATGAGCCAGCAACGATTGCTCGGCATGACCATGATTCCGGCCGCGGGCGTCGCTTTGCTGGTGGCGTGGTTGAGCTTGAGCCTGGCGCCCCAGGGCGCCATGCAGTTTCAACTGGTACTCAACAAGCAGGACGCGATGACCGAGTTCGATACCCTTGAACCGGGCCGCTTCCAGGCACTCAACGACGGCACGCGGGTGACGTACACCGAAAAGCTGTCCGATGACCGGGCCAATCTGAGCGGCGTGTTCATTTCCGAGAAGCGCCTGGGCCAGGACAAGAAAGACCGAGGCATTTCCGTGCTGGTGGCCGACGGTGGCCGTCAGGAAGTGCGTGCGGACGGCACGCGTTACCTGATCCTGGAAAACGGCTATCGCTACGACGGCAGTCCCGGCCAGGCTGACTATCGAGCCATCAAATACGACACTTATGGGGTGATGTTGCAGCGCCCGGAGGTCAGCAATGAGGTCACCGACCGCGACGCGATTCCGACCATGGACCTGTTCGGCAGCAAGGAGTTGCGCTCCATCGCCGAGCTGCAATGGAGGCTCTCGCTGCCGCTGCTGGTATTTATCGTCACGCTGATGGCCGTTCCGCTGTCCCGCGTCAATCCGCGCCAAGGGCGGTTCCTCAAGTTGCTGCCGGCGATCCTGCTGTACATGGCCTACCTGACCATCCTGATTTCGGCGCGAGGCTCCCTCGAGAAAGGCAAGATCTCGCCAATCCTGGGGTTGTGGTGGGTTCACGCTATCTTTCTGATGATTGGCCTGGGCTTGCTTTACTGGGAACCGATTCGCTTGAAAATGCAGAGCCGTCGCGGCACGAAGGAGCTGGCTCGTGGGTAA